In Shewanella sp. MR-4, the genomic stretch CAAGTTTAACTGGTAAAAATGGCTCACCAAATTAGCGAAAAATTATTTATATCTAAAAAATAATAGCAGTGATAGATTGCTATCTGTTGACGCAGCGGCATGATGGGAAACCAGTTAGGCTGTTGTTAACTATCAATAACTAAAGGAAATAAAATGAAAACGTTATCAGCTGTTATCACACTCTCGGCACTTATGAGTTTCGCAGCCTTTGCCGATGAATCGACACTTCCTCCTGCACCTGCAAATGATATCGCTCAACTGACAGAAGTGTGCCAACAAATGGCCTCTGAAGATCAGGTCGAAAATGCCGAGCTTAAGCAATATGTTCTCGACTGCGTGAACGACCAACTCACAGAAATGGGCTATCAAACCGTCAAAGAGCTTAACTGATCGATTTTAACTTCCTTTAGCCTATAAGCTCGATTAGGTTTTTAGCGTGTTCTGCTTATGCCATTCAAACCTTGAATGGCATTTTTATTGGGGCGGACGACTCAAGCCCGTAAACGTTTACCCCACCAAACGCAACAAAATAATTACCGAAAATTAGCAAAAAACAAAATGCGAAACAAAGGCATTTAAGGTTTTTATTTTTGTCTTTCAATTAATTAGGGAATCTACATACATACTATTTATATGATATCTGTATCATTTTGCATCCCTTCAGGTGAAAGCACTGTGGATTTAAGCATAAAATGCTAATCTGTTGACCATTACCGAACAACATCAAACCCGAACGCAAAATCATGTATCGAACACTGTTTATCTTACTCGCCGCACTTAGCCTGCCTTCAATAGGAATGGCGAAGGAACCGTGCGTCACTAAAGATGAATGCATCGAAATGCGTAACTGGGATTTGGGCGTGGCGGTCGGCTGGGGACAAAAGACCAATCCACTGCGGGATTTTGATGATATTCCAGTCTTTTTTATCCCTACCGTAGCTTACTATGGTGAACATTGGTTTTTTGATAACGGTAACTTAGGTTTCAGCTTAACCGAGCAGAAATACTTCAGTTTAAACTTAGTGACCAGCTATAGCTTAGATAGAGCCTACTTTTACCGCTGGGATCCATCGAACATCTTCCTGAAACGCAGCTCACAGGAAGAGGCAAGACTGCTCGCCACCAATACTGCCCTCAGCACTGAACCCGATCCCGTGTTTAACTCCTTAGAATCGCGAAACTTTACCATGCTGGGCGGCGCTGAAGCCTTTATTTATAGCCCGTTAGGTGTAGTTAGATTAGCCTACACCCATGATATGTTTAATGTGCACCAAGGCGCTGAAGCGCAAATAAAATGGACCTATGGCTGGCATTTAACCCACTGGGTCATGGATATGTCGCTCGTGTTTGATTGGAAAAGTACTAATGTCGTCGACTATTACTATGGTGTACGTCCGAGTGAAAATGCTTATTGGAGCCAACATTACCATGCAGATGCTGGTTGGAATAAAGGGATAGAAATGACGGCCCGTTATATCTTAACTGATAACTGGGATATGCTTTTTGCGTTTCGCTATACACAACTTGCAGATGAAATTGCCGCCAGCCCCTTGCTCGATGAAGACTATAGCAGCACATATTTTATTGGCGCAGCGTATAGGTTTTGACACTAGTGACTCCCCTTCGTATCAGGATGCTGTGCTTGTTGGGCCTAAGCGTGAGCTTGATGGGGCCAGCGAATGTACTTGCCGCACCGGATGAAGAGTCAAAGTTAAAACTGACCCCCGAAATCTGTATCACTGGGGATGAAAGCCAAGCCTGCGAGATCCGTGTCGAGTTACAGTGGCAACTCG encodes the following:
- a CDS encoding MipA/OmpV family protein, which gives rise to MYRTLFILLAALSLPSIGMAKEPCVTKDECIEMRNWDLGVAVGWGQKTNPLRDFDDIPVFFIPTVAYYGEHWFFDNGNLGFSLTEQKYFSLNLVTSYSLDRAYFYRWDPSNIFLKRSSQEEARLLATNTALSTEPDPVFNSLESRNFTMLGGAEAFIYSPLGVVRLAYTHDMFNVHQGAEAQIKWTYGWHLTHWVMDMSLVFDWKSTNVVDYYYGVRPSENAYWSQHYHADAGWNKGIEMTARYILTDNWDMLFAFRYTQLADEIAASPLLDEDYSSTYFIGAAYRF